The following are encoded together in the Paludisphaera mucosa genome:
- a CDS encoding DUF1559 family PulG-like putative transporter, which translates to MNRRRAFTLIELLVVIAIIAVLIALLLPAVQSAREAARRIQCVNNLKQLGLAMHNYHDVNNCLPGVNLVGAAGPYTAALPFFEQANLFNAYNSVLPWNAVANTTVSGTPIAAYICPSNPDGAQKPASGFATADYVPLRNAMDWEHSKAMFEWGTCGTFASTTDGLSNTIMQYESAGRANWYVYRAKNPTTPPWDYFGSAPWGTDIEPWAGISAGWMTPVVVTLDTAGGPPKIVWFAGSSVINVSNWYGAPFAFHAGGINAGMGDGSVRFVKEQTPVEVLSGLTSRDGGEIVGEY; encoded by the coding sequence ATGAACCGGCGTCGCGCCTTCACCCTGATCGAGCTTCTGGTCGTGATCGCGATCATCGCGGTCCTGATCGCCCTCTTGCTGCCCGCCGTGCAGTCGGCGCGGGAGGCCGCCCGCCGGATCCAATGCGTGAACAACCTGAAGCAGCTCGGGCTGGCGATGCACAACTATCACGACGTCAACAATTGTCTGCCGGGGGTCAACCTCGTCGGGGCGGCCGGGCCCTATACGGCGGCCCTGCCGTTCTTCGAGCAGGCCAACCTCTTCAACGCCTACAACAGCGTCTTGCCCTGGAACGCGGTCGCCAACACCACCGTCTCGGGGACCCCGATCGCGGCCTACATCTGCCCTTCCAACCCCGACGGGGCCCAGAAGCCGGCGAGCGGATTCGCCACGGCCGACTACGTCCCCCTGCGCAACGCGATGGACTGGGAGCACAGCAAGGCCATGTTCGAGTGGGGGACGTGCGGCACCTTCGCCTCGACGACCGACGGCCTGTCGAACACGATCATGCAGTACGAGTCCGCGGGCCGGGCGAACTGGTACGTGTATCGGGCCAAGAACCCGACGACGCCCCCCTGGGACTACTTCGGGTCGGCCCCCTGGGGGACGGACATCGAGCCCTGGGCGGGGATCTCCGCCGGCTGGATGACCCCGGTCGTGGTGACCCTCGACACCGCCGGCGGGCCGCCGAAGATCGTCTGGTTCGCCGGCTCCTCGGTCATCAACGTCAGCAACTGGTACGGGGCCCCCTTCGCCTTCCACGCCGGCGGGATCAATGCCGGGATGGGCGACGGCTCGGTCCGGTTCGTGAAGGAACAGACGCCCGTCGAGGTGCTCAGCGGCCTGACCTCCCGCGACGGCGGCGAGATCGTCGGGGAGTACTGA
- a CDS encoding primary-amine oxidase, giving the protein MPGSRIVVATLIALALLGPAARTGAQAPVAQAEVAVRHPLDPLGPEEIELAVATIREARKLPEGVRFVSVALNEPEKAKVLHPTPGAAVPREARVVLLDRATGRGYEALVDLSARSVPRYEALPEGVQPPVLLEEFGECEETAKKSPAFREALKKRGIEDMSLVMVDAWSAGHYGGEPPEDRGRRYVRALTWVKASATDNGYAHPVEGLMTIIDLNRKEVVRVEDLGVVPVPAGPGNWGRADVAKVRADLKPLEVVQADGPSFEVRGREVRWQKWTFRVGFTPREGLVLHTVAYDGRPVLYRGSIAEMVVPYGDPKESAYRKNVFDLGEYGVGILANSLALGCDCLGTIRYFDGCFADNHGRPVVIKNAVCLHEEDVGLLWKHTDWRTAQSEVRRARRLAVSMIANVGNYDYGFYWYFHQDGSIQMEMKLTGIVNTQALKPGETPKHGTEVAPRLNAPNHQHFFNARLDLDVDGEANAAQEVNVRSDPEGPENPHGNAFYAETTALETESAARRDADPASARFWRVVNASKTNALGGPVGYRLCPGETLRPFARPSFAVLKRAQFLTHNLWVTPYRADERYPAGEYPNQNPEDAGLGAWTKADRGLAKADVVLWYNFGQTHIPRVEDWPVMPSASVGFALKPDGFFDANPALDVAPTALR; this is encoded by the coding sequence ATGCCGGGATCGAGGATCGTGGTCGCGACGCTGATCGCGCTGGCGCTGCTGGGGCCGGCGGCGAGGACCGGGGCGCAGGCGCCCGTGGCGCAGGCCGAGGTCGCGGTGCGGCATCCGCTGGATCCGCTCGGGCCCGAGGAGATCGAGCTGGCCGTCGCGACGATCCGCGAGGCGCGAAAACTGCCGGAGGGCGTCCGGTTCGTCTCGGTTGCGCTGAACGAGCCCGAGAAGGCGAAGGTGCTGCACCCGACGCCCGGCGCGGCGGTCCCGCGCGAGGCGCGGGTGGTCCTGCTCGACAGGGCGACGGGGCGGGGCTACGAGGCGCTGGTCGACCTCTCGGCGCGGTCGGTGCCGAGGTACGAGGCGCTGCCGGAGGGCGTCCAGCCGCCGGTCCTGCTCGAAGAGTTCGGCGAGTGCGAGGAGACGGCCAAGAAGTCGCCGGCGTTCCGCGAGGCCCTCAAAAAGCGCGGGATCGAGGACATGAGCCTGGTCATGGTCGACGCCTGGTCGGCCGGCCATTACGGCGGCGAGCCGCCCGAGGATCGGGGGCGTCGGTACGTCCGCGCGCTGACGTGGGTCAAGGCGTCGGCGACCGACAACGGCTATGCGCACCCGGTCGAGGGCCTGATGACGATCATCGACCTCAACCGCAAGGAGGTCGTGCGGGTCGAGGACCTGGGCGTCGTGCCGGTGCCCGCCGGGCCGGGCAACTGGGGCCGGGCGGACGTGGCGAAGGTCCGCGCCGACCTGAAGCCGCTGGAGGTCGTCCAGGCCGACGGGCCGAGCTTCGAGGTCCGCGGGCGGGAAGTCCGCTGGCAGAAGTGGACCTTCCGGGTCGGCTTCACCCCGCGCGAGGGGCTGGTGCTCCACACCGTCGCGTACGACGGACGGCCGGTGCTCTACCGCGGGTCGATCGCCGAGATGGTGGTGCCGTACGGCGACCCCAAGGAGTCGGCCTATCGCAAGAACGTGTTCGACCTGGGCGAGTACGGCGTCGGGATCCTGGCCAACTCGCTGGCCCTGGGCTGCGACTGCCTGGGGACCATCCGCTACTTCGACGGCTGCTTCGCCGACAACCACGGCCGGCCCGTCGTCATCAAGAACGCCGTCTGCCTGCACGAGGAGGACGTCGGCCTGCTCTGGAAGCACACCGACTGGCGCACGGCGCAGTCGGAGGTCCGCCGGGCGCGGCGGCTGGCGGTGTCGATGATCGCCAACGTCGGCAACTACGACTACGGCTTCTACTGGTACTTCCACCAGGACGGCTCGATCCAGATGGAGATGAAGCTCACCGGGATCGTCAACACCCAGGCGCTGAAGCCTGGCGAGACGCCGAAGCACGGCACCGAGGTCGCCCCTCGCCTGAACGCGCCCAATCATCAACATTTCTTCAACGCCCGGCTCGACCTGGACGTCGACGGCGAGGCCAACGCCGCGCAGGAGGTGAACGTCCGGAGCGACCCCGAGGGCCCCGAGAACCCGCACGGCAACGCCTTCTACGCCGAGACGACGGCGCTGGAGACGGAGTCGGCGGCGCGGCGCGACGCCGACCCGGCGTCGGCCCGATTCTGGCGGGTCGTGAACGCATCGAAGACGAACGCGCTGGGCGGCCCGGTCGGCTACCGGCTCTGCCCCGGCGAGACCCTGCGGCCGTTCGCGCGGCCGTCGTTCGCCGTGCTCAAGCGCGCCCAGTTCCTGACCCACAACCTGTGGGTGACGCCCTACCGCGCCGACGAACGCTACCCGGCGGGCGAGTACCCGAACCAGAACCCGGAGGACGCGGGCCTCGGCGCCTGGACGAAGGCCGACCGCGGCCTGGCGAAGGCCGACGTCGTGCTCTGGTACAACTTCGGCCAGACGCACATCCCGCGCGTCGAGGACTGGCCGGTGATGCCGTCGGCCTCGGTGGGCTTCGCCCTCAAGCCCGACGGCTTCTTCGACGCCAACCCCGCGCTCGACGTCGCGCCGACGGCCCTTCGCTAG
- a CDS encoding helix-turn-helix domain-containing protein, producing the protein MDGFGDEYRWLPAEGLATALAADDAGDRFIGGAVDPEAGTVTFVRGDRKTLMLPLSSFKAGEDGVEPDFGVLGFADEGDAVAFGGCEFAADVVLFEADPDFRRRLNKARREGARSFGASLRRLRIQKGLRRRDFAPIPAETIAGLERNVLGRPQKKVLAKIAARLGVEPERIENY; encoded by the coding sequence ATGGACGGATTCGGCGACGAGTATCGATGGCTGCCCGCCGAGGGGTTGGCGACGGCCCTGGCGGCCGACGACGCCGGGGACCGCTTCATCGGCGGCGCGGTCGATCCGGAGGCCGGGACGGTGACGTTCGTGCGGGGCGACCGGAAGACGCTGATGCTCCCGCTCTCGTCCTTCAAGGCCGGCGAGGACGGCGTCGAGCCCGACTTCGGCGTGCTGGGGTTCGCCGACGAGGGCGACGCCGTCGCATTCGGCGGGTGCGAGTTCGCCGCAGACGTCGTCCTGTTCGAGGCCGACCCCGACTTCCGCCGCAGGCTCAACAAGGCCCGCCGCGAGGGCGCGCGGAGCTTCGGCGCGTCGCTCCGCCGGCTCCGCATCCAGAAGGGGCTGCGGCGGCGCGACTTCGCCCCCATCCCCGCGGAGACCATCGCGGGGCTCGAGCGGAACGTGCTGGGCCGGCCCCAGAAGAAGGTCCTCGCCAAGATCGCGGCCCGCCTGGGCGTCGAACCCGAGAGGATCGAGAACTACTGA
- a CDS encoding DUF1559 domain-containing protein: MRTPIAPRPARGFTLIELLVVIAVIAVLIALLLPAVQAARQAARRMQCSNNLHQLGLAAHNYHGRCDTFPPAFSTVVVADREEPETGPGWGWGSMLLNDLEQRNAYNAMNFSLQITDPGSRTARTSVLSVFLCPSNVGEGPLVASTRAGDVAAGDLSAGQYVASAGQLEPDEFPDSNNGVFYRNSRIGVRDVTDGSSMTLMAGERSRNVADATWVGAVPAWRLCTNPRWPIRECGPSSTMVLSHTGSAATGSIYVPNSKVSMVDDYWSLHPGGCNFLFCDGSVRFIKESVNPTVFSNLSTRAGGEVVGSDQF, from the coding sequence ATGCGCACACCGATCGCGCCGCGGCCGGCCCGCGGCTTCACGCTCATCGAATTGCTCGTCGTCATCGCGGTCATCGCCGTGCTGATCGCCCTGCTGCTGCCCGCGGTGCAGGCCGCCCGCCAGGCGGCCCGGCGGATGCAATGCTCGAACAACCTGCACCAGCTCGGGCTGGCGGCGCACAATTACCACGGCAGGTGCGACACGTTCCCGCCCGCCTTCTCGACCGTCGTCGTCGCCGATCGCGAGGAGCCGGAGACCGGCCCGGGATGGGGCTGGGGGTCGATGCTCCTGAACGACCTGGAGCAGCGGAACGCCTACAACGCGATGAACTTCTCGCTCCAGATCACGGATCCCGGATCCCGGACGGCGCGCACGTCGGTGCTTTCGGTGTTCCTCTGCCCGAGCAACGTCGGCGAGGGTCCCCTCGTCGCGAGCACCCGGGCCGGGGACGTCGCCGCCGGCGACCTCTCGGCGGGGCAGTACGTGGCGTCGGCCGGGCAGTTGGAGCCCGACGAGTTCCCCGACTCGAACAATGGCGTGTTCTACCGCAACAGCCGGATCGGCGTGCGCGACGTCACCGACGGGTCGAGCATGACCCTAATGGCCGGCGAGCGCTCGCGCAACGTGGCCGACGCCACGTGGGTCGGGGCCGTCCCCGCCTGGCGGCTCTGCACCAACCCCCGCTGGCCGATCCGGGAATGCGGGCCGTCGAGCACGATGGTGCTGAGCCACACGGGCTCCGCGGCCACCGGCTCCATCTACGTGCCCAACTCGAAGGTCTCGATGGTCGACGACTACTGGAGCCTGCACCCGGGGGGCTGCAATTTCCTCTTCTGCGACGGTTCGGTCCGATTCATCAAGGAATCGGTGAACCCCACCGTCTTCAGCAACCTTTCGACCCGCGCCGGGGGCGAAGTCGTCGGTTCCGACCAATTCTAG
- a CDS encoding peroxiredoxin family protein — translation MMRPTAWAVFAVGAIVGTALCRAEDPSELATRLEVVSKRHEGARERYHAELAGQTTEERQKPAIDRYRGEVRASTLEILEAVRAAPRDPAVVSALQFVIDTARTGPGDESRQALEILMDHAADPGMGVLCGRIFYFAVEPAAEELIRAVLRRAPRREDRGRACAVLADYLRHQARMVRRVREEPSRLGRYVDDARREVALKLIERTDPESRDREVEGLLERVIAEFADLKWDGDARTLGSIAEGELFAMRNLAVGKVAPEIVGEDHEGRTFRLSDFRGKVVLLTFSGNWCGPCVAYYPQERALIERLKSGAFAAVSVNTDQKVETLREAVARRDVTWRCWWDGPDGTSGPITTRWGVSSFPSAFVLDEAGVIRFKDVRGEEIDRAVDSLLAEAEKR, via the coding sequence ATGATGCGACCGACGGCGTGGGCGGTGTTCGCGGTGGGGGCGATCGTGGGGACGGCCCTGTGCCGCGCCGAGGATCCTTCCGAGTTGGCGACGCGGCTGGAGGTCGTGTCGAAGCGGCACGAGGGGGCCCGCGAGCGGTATCACGCCGAGCTGGCCGGGCAGACGACGGAGGAGCGGCAGAAGCCGGCGATCGACCGATATCGGGGCGAGGTCCGCGCGAGCACGCTGGAGATCCTGGAAGCGGTGCGGGCCGCGCCGCGCGACCCGGCCGTCGTCTCGGCCCTGCAATTCGTGATCGACACGGCGCGGACGGGTCCGGGCGACGAATCGCGACAGGCGCTGGAGATCCTCATGGACCACGCGGCCGACCCGGGGATGGGCGTGTTGTGCGGCCGGATCTTCTACTTCGCGGTCGAGCCGGCCGCCGAAGAGCTGATCCGGGCCGTGCTCCGGCGGGCCCCCCGGCGCGAGGACCGGGGGCGTGCGTGCGCCGTCCTGGCCGACTATCTGCGCCACCAGGCGCGGATGGTCCGTCGCGTCCGCGAGGAGCCGTCGCGGCTGGGCCGTTACGTCGACGACGCCCGGCGCGAGGTCGCGCTGAAGCTCATCGAGCGAACCGACCCCGAGTCCCGGGATCGCGAGGTGGAGGGGCTGCTCGAACGGGTGATCGCGGAGTTCGCCGACCTGAAGTGGGACGGCGACGCCCGGACGCTCGGCTCGATCGCCGAGGGGGAGCTGTTCGCCATGCGGAACCTGGCGGTCGGCAAGGTCGCACCGGAGATCGTCGGCGAGGACCACGAGGGGCGGACGTTTCGCCTGAGCGACTTCCGGGGCAAGGTCGTGCTCCTGACGTTCTCAGGGAACTGGTGCGGGCCGTGCGTCGCCTACTACCCGCAGGAACGGGCGCTCATCGAGCGGCTCAAGAGCGGCGCGTTCGCCGCCGTGAGCGTGAATACGGACCAGAAGGTCGAGACGCTCCGAGAAGCCGTCGCCCGGCGAGACGTCACCTGGCGCTGCTGGTGGGACGGGCCGGACGGGACCTCAGGGCCGATCACGACGCGATGGGGCGTCTCGTCGTTCCCCTCCGCCTTCGTCCTCGACGAGGCGGGCGTCATCCGCTTCAAGGACGTCCGGGGCGAGGAGATCGACCGCGCCGTGGATTCGCTGCTGGCCGAGGCCGAGAAGCGCTGA
- a CDS encoding DUF1559 family PulG-like putative transporter produces MRRRAFTLIELLVVIAIIAVLIALLLPAVQSAREAARRISCTNNLKQIGLAFHGYHDAHGRLPMGYVFAPGYVRGGFGWGAMILPGVEQRTLFDSANFGLPLWNAVNATTSTTPIGFFLCPSDETSPGRFLERDGFRYAKSSYVASFGPGNMDLDPTDRRGLFQRNGGVRFAEVPDGLSTTLAGSERHNGTFAVEIGSHDHFDAETVWIGAVKEDPDDDHAHTTLFQSSHAPNARDMNDQDAACRHPGGINALLADGSVRFLKSSIDLGVYQALSSRAGGEVVGADAY; encoded by the coding sequence ATGAGACGTCGCGCCTTCACGCTGATCGAGCTGCTGGTGGTGATCGCGATCATCGCCGTCCTGATCGCTCTCTTGCTGCCGGCGGTGCAGTCGGCGCGGGAGGCGGCGCGGCGGATTTCGTGCACGAACAACCTGAAGCAGATCGGCCTGGCGTTCCATGGGTATCACGACGCGCACGGCCGGCTGCCGATGGGGTACGTCTTCGCGCCGGGGTACGTGCGGGGCGGGTTCGGCTGGGGGGCGATGATCCTGCCGGGGGTCGAGCAGCGGACCCTGTTCGACTCGGCCAACTTCGGCCTGCCGCTCTGGAATGCGGTCAACGCCACGACGTCGACGACGCCGATCGGCTTCTTCCTCTGCCCGTCCGACGAGACGTCGCCGGGGCGGTTCCTGGAGCGGGACGGTTTTCGATATGCGAAATCGAGCTATGTGGCGTCGTTCGGCCCCGGGAACATGGACCTCGACCCGACCGATCGCCGCGGCCTGTTCCAGCGCAACGGCGGCGTCCGGTTCGCCGAGGTGCCTGACGGCCTCTCGACGACCCTCGCCGGCTCCGAGCGGCACAACGGGACGTTCGCGGTCGAGATCGGCTCGCACGACCACTTCGACGCCGAGACCGTGTGGATCGGCGCGGTGAAGGAGGATCCGGACGACGACCACGCCCACACGACACTCTTCCAGTCGAGCCACGCCCCCAACGCCCGCGACATGAACGACCAGGACGCCGCCTGCCGCCACCCCGGCGGGATCAACGCGCTGCTGGCCGACGGATCGGTCCGGTTCCTCAAGTCGTCGATCGACCTGGGCGTCTACCAGGCCCTCTCCAGCCGCGCGGGGGGCGAGGTCGTCGGGGCCGACGCCTACTGA
- a CDS encoding DUF1559 domain-containing protein, whose product MNAASRRDRGFTLIELLVVIAIIAVLIALLLPAVQSAREAARRAQCTNNLKQIALAANNYESTNGCFPGGSYSGADPNVPPRWSTYPENFSCFVRMLPYFEQGAMYASLNLNLCSSDVANLTIAGVRVSSLICPSDTQNETIPLPATRASTPPTSPGWSFNYIDTAGSPSAVYPLPPGTWMQAFTSYGGNAGTWTFGFTKLMDSSILGYYNGVIYNDSSVRIAGITDGTSNTFLFGEHSKNQLFKIDPGYAISDGAWNSARWYDTLFAALYPINFGFGNNQAIKSTSYYYPTTAGSMHPGGANFAFCDGSVRFIKSSVSSWSFSQQNATSYGDSLPDNTTYGTSPKGTNGSAKAGNYLTHVGSTGTPAQLGVYQQLATRAGGEVVSADGY is encoded by the coding sequence ATGAATGCCGCATCGCGTCGCGATCGAGGATTCACGCTGATCGAGCTGCTGGTGGTCATCGCGATCATCGCGGTCCTGATCGCCCTGCTGTTGCCCGCCGTGCAGTCGGCCCGCGAGGCGGCCCGTCGCGCCCAGTGCACCAACAACCTCAAGCAGATCGCCCTGGCGGCGAACAACTACGAGAGCACCAACGGCTGCTTCCCCGGCGGATCGTACTCGGGCGCCGACCCGAACGTCCCGCCCCGTTGGTCGACCTACCCCGAGAATTTCAGCTGCTTCGTGCGCATGCTCCCCTATTTCGAGCAGGGCGCCATGTACGCCTCGCTGAACCTCAACCTCTGCTCCTCGGACGTCGCCAACCTGACGATCGCCGGCGTGCGGGTCAGCTCGCTGATCTGCCCGAGCGACACCCAGAACGAGACGATCCCGCTCCCCGCCACGCGGGCCTCGACGCCCCCCACCTCGCCCGGCTGGAGCTTCAACTACATCGACACGGCGGGCTCCCCGAGCGCGGTCTACCCGCTCCCCCCGGGGACCTGGATGCAGGCCTTCACGAGCTACGGAGGCAACGCGGGGACGTGGACCTTCGGCTTCACCAAGCTGATGGACTCCTCGATCCTCGGCTACTACAACGGCGTCATCTACAACGACAGCAGCGTCCGGATCGCGGGGATCACCGACGGGACGAGCAACACGTTCCTCTTCGGCGAGCACAGCAAGAACCAGCTCTTCAAGATCGACCCCGGCTACGCGATCTCCGACGGAGCCTGGAACTCGGCCCGCTGGTACGACACCCTCTTCGCCGCCCTCTACCCGATCAACTTCGGCTTCGGCAACAACCAGGCGATCAAGAGCACCTCGTACTACTACCCCACGACCGCCGGCAGCATGCACCCGGGCGGGGCCAACTTCGCCTTCTGCGACGGCTCGGTCCGGTTCATCAAGAGCAGCGTCAGCAGCTGGAGCTTCAGCCAGCAGAACGCCACGAGCTACGGCGATTCGCTGCCCGACAACACGACCTACGGCACGTCCCCCAAGGGGACCAACGGCAGCGCCAAGGCGGGCAACTACCTGACCCACGTGGGTTCGACCGGCACGCCCGCCCAGCTGGGCGTCTATCAGCAGCTGGCCACCCGGGCCGGCGGCGAGGTCGTCAGCGCCGACGGGTATTGA
- a CDS encoding PepSY-associated TM helix domain-containing protein, with the protein MRRAEPADGPDATLLDAKGPRKPGLAAARRPASASLHRVVWRWHFYAGLFVAPILFVVAATGAAYVFRAEIEDYAHARLRFVAPGDSRLGARAIVDAAQSAHPGMKPSALELPADADRAAIVRFGKGPVAYVDPYRGRVLGSTDPAQVDGLAAFFDVVLSIHRQLFLGSVGRLVVELSVGWTIVLLATGLYLWWPRKLGQAAGVWRPRWRAKPYTILRDLHAVGGVYMLAPALVIVVTGLFYTLVWSEAFHLLTRDRGRRPVAETAATPPSDPSRPALTLDQIEVLARARYPGRSLAFTLGGEADRGWEVQAANDYNKSYGPYVSARFRLDRLDGGLLSHATLAEDERYWWHGWAYPLHVGSVLGPATKVLWFLTCLVLCALPATGVWMWLKRRPRGGSGFPRRPERDVPRGLLVAIVVMAIALPVVGLSMVLIVLGERLVGLARAA; encoded by the coding sequence TTGAGGCGCGCCGAGCCGGCCGATGGGCCGGACGCGACCCTGCTCGACGCGAAGGGCCCCAGGAAACCCGGCCTGGCGGCCGCGCGTCGGCCCGCTTCGGCGAGCCTGCACCGAGTCGTCTGGCGCTGGCACTTCTACGCCGGCCTCTTCGTCGCGCCGATCCTGTTCGTCGTGGCGGCCACGGGCGCGGCGTACGTCTTCCGGGCGGAGATCGAGGACTACGCCCACGCCCGGCTCCGCTTCGTCGCGCCGGGCGACTCGCGGCTTGGAGCCCGGGCGATCGTCGACGCCGCGCAGTCAGCTCACCCGGGGATGAAGCCTTCCGCCCTGGAGCTGCCGGCCGATGCCGACCGCGCGGCGATCGTCCGGTTCGGCAAGGGGCCCGTCGCCTACGTCGACCCGTATCGCGGCCGGGTGCTGGGCTCGACCGACCCGGCGCAGGTCGACGGCCTGGCGGCGTTCTTCGACGTCGTGCTGTCCATCCATCGCCAGCTCTTCCTCGGGAGCGTCGGCCGCCTCGTCGTCGAGCTGTCGGTCGGCTGGACGATCGTCCTGCTGGCGACCGGGTTGTATCTCTGGTGGCCCCGGAAGCTCGGCCAGGCGGCGGGCGTCTGGCGTCCGCGATGGCGGGCGAAGCCCTACACGATCCTCCGCGACCTGCACGCCGTCGGCGGCGTCTACATGCTCGCGCCGGCGCTGGTGATCGTCGTCACGGGCCTCTTCTACACGCTCGTCTGGAGCGAGGCCTTCCATCTGCTCACGCGCGACCGGGGCCGCCGGCCCGTCGCCGAAACGGCCGCGACCCCGCCGTCGGATCCCTCGCGGCCCGCCCTGACGCTCGACCAGATCGAGGTCCTGGCCCGCGCCCGCTATCCGGGCCGGAGCCTCGCCTTCACGCTCGGCGGCGAGGCCGATCGCGGCTGGGAGGTGCAGGCCGCCAACGACTACAACAAGAGCTACGGCCCCTACGTGTCGGCCCGCTTCCGGCTCGATCGACTCGACGGCGGCTTGCTCTCGCACGCGACGCTGGCCGAGGACGAACGCTACTGGTGGCACGGCTGGGCCTACCCGCTGCACGTCGGCAGCGTCCTGGGGCCGGCGACCAAGGTCCTCTGGTTCCTGACGTGCCTGGTCCTCTGCGCCCTGCCGGCGACGGGCGTCTGGATGTGGCTGAAGCGTCGTCCCCGCGGCGGCTCCGGGTTCCCCCGCCGGCCCGAGAGGGACGTCCCGCGCGGTCTGCTCGTCGCGATCGTCGTGATGGCGATCGCCCTGCCCGTCGTGGGCCTGAGCATGGTCCTGATCGTGCTCGGGGAGCGGCTCGTCGGGCTCGCCCGCGCCGCGTGA